Proteins encoded together in one Xenopus laevis strain J_2021 chromosome 6L, Xenopus_laevis_v10.1, whole genome shotgun sequence window:
- the lrrc14.L gene encoding leucine-rich repeat-containing protein 14 (The RefSeq protein has 1 substitution compared to this genomic sequence), which yields MESLVSVCAQKLVCDHSSLRRALDLMPKELYPALFKAAFLGKKTLVLQDLVQTWPFAVLSFHKLLNSNRHCDPQLATEKPSKLCVQTVILGVITYLSDALTKGPEGPQAGRQRLRLLDMTGMQEEGLEQNPDTMSLWSRTVTLAKACIDVSKRHSEEVMQVSKRRRSCHINALPASSPLYIEVRVDLFVNSTSYGVLREALLVSSHSPLRLQCRDFRAEELSLRSTAGLLELLNPGSVRQIDLRFNNLGLSGLNVLLPHMAKFSHLQSLKLPYSNVDVRRLSPVMEEGLQSFASQLGQLGALKELNLGSSRLSGRLRQLLGGLQRPLESLELAFCSLLPMDLSYLSQSSHMSSLRKLDLSGNNLSEFLLTPFLHLLAEISGHLLYLDVMECKLADAHLSALMPILCRCSWLRYLGLFCNPISSDGLRMVLQNLVRLPELHLVVYPFPVDCYSDPTHFSSTAASLDSSFDHEKLTRVGEELQQMLVRAQRMDMVWTTDMYVQRTLDSLSL from the exons ATGGAGTCTCTGGTGTCTGTGTGTGCCCAGAAGCTGGTGTGTGACCACTCCTCCCTCCGCCGGGCGCTGGACCTCATGCCCAAGGAGTTGTACCCGGCTCTGTTCAAGGCTGCGTTCCTGGGCAAGAAGACTCTGGTGCTGCAGGACCTGGTGCAGACGTGGCCCTTCGCTGTGCTCAGTTTCCACAAGCTTCTGAATAGCAACAGGCACTGTGACCCCCAACTGGCGACAGAGAAGCCCAGCAAGCTGTGTGTGCAAACTGTCATCCTGGGGGTCATCACCTACCTGAGTGATGCGCTCACCAAGGGCCCTGAGGGACCCCAAGCTGG GAGGCAGAGGCTGCGCCTGTTGGATATGACGGGGATGCAGGAGGAGGGACTTGAGCAGAACCCCGACACTATGAGTTTATGGTCTCGCACTGTGACTCTGGCCAAAGCCTGTATCGATGTGTCCAAGCGCCACAGTGAGGAGGTGATGCAGGTGTCCAAACGTaggaggagctgccatattaacgCTCTTCCAGCCTCCAGCCCGTTATACATTGAAGTGCGAGTGGACCTCTTTGTGAATAGCACTTCCTACGGAGTCCTGCGGGAGGCGCTCCTGGTCAGCTCACACAGCCCCCTACGTCTGCAGTGCAGAGATTTCCGGGCCGAGGAGCTGTCGCTTCGTAGCACTGCGGGGCTTCTCGAACTGCTGAACCCGGGGAGTGTCCGTCAGATAGACCTGAGATTTAATAACCTCGGACTCTCCGGCCTCAATGTCCTCCTCCCGCATATGGCCAAATTCTCCCACCTGCAGAGCCTCAAACTGCCATACAGCAATGTTGATGTGAGGCGCCTTTCCCCTGTCATGGAGGAAGGACTGCAGAGCTTCGCCTCTCAACTCGGACAACTAGGTGCCCTCAAAGAACTGAATCTGGGCTCTTCCCGCCTGTCTGGCCGCTTACGCCAGCTCCTTGG GGGTTTGCAGAGACCGCTGGAGAGCTTGGAGTTGGCCTTCTGTTCCCTGCTGCCAATGGACCTTTCCTATCTTTCTCAGAGTTCCCACATGTCCTCTCTAAGGAAGCTGGACCTGAGTGGGAACAATTTGTCTGAATTCCTATTGACTCCTTTCCTGCACCTTCTGGCGGAGATATCGGGGCACCTCCTGTACCTGGACGTAATGGAGTGCAAGCTGGCAGATGCCCATCTCAGTGCCTTGATGCCCATTCTGTGCCGCTGCTCTTGGCTTCGCTACCTCGGCCTCTTTTGCAATCCCATCTCCTCCGATGGCCTGAGAATGGTTCTGCAGAACCTGGTCCGACTGCCTGAGTTACATTTGGTGGTTTATCCTTTTCCTGTGGATTGTTACAGTGACCCCACGCATTTCTCTTCCACTGCAGCCTCGCTGGACTCTTCCTTTGACCATGAGAAACTTACACGTGTTGGGGAGGAACTGCAGCAGATGCTGATGAGAGCCCAGAGGATGGACATGGTATGGACCACTGACATGTATGTGCAGAGGACTCTGGACTCTCTCAGCCTTTAA